The Entelurus aequoreus isolate RoL-2023_Sb linkage group LG04, RoL_Eaeq_v1.1, whole genome shotgun sequence nucleotide sequence gcggatgttctcccgaaatgtgttcttgtttggtgtgggttcacagtgtggcgcatatttgtaacagtgttaaagttgtttatacggtcacccttagtgtgacctgtatggttgttgcccggtattatcggacaactctaataagaaggtgtgtccaaacttttggcttgtactatATCTTGTTTaacattgttttcattaaaaaaaaactctctCCAAGGTGAACCTGAAGGACTTCTGGGAAAGTGGCGAGTGGGAGATCATCGACGCTCCCGGTTACAAGCACGACATCAAGTATAATTGCTGCGAGGAGATCTACCCGGACATCACCTACTCCTTCTACATCCGCCGCCTGCCGCTCTTCTACACCATCAACCTCATCATCCCCTGCCTCCTCATCTCCTTCCTCACCGTCTTGGTCTTCTACCTGCCGTCCGACTGCGGCGAGAAGGTCACCCTCTGCATCTCCGTCCTGCTGTCCCTCACCGTGTTCCTCCTGGTCATCACGGAGACCATACCCTCCACGTCGCTCGTCATCCCGCTGATCGGCGAGTACCTCCTATTCACCATGATCTTCGTCACGCTCAGCATCGTCATCACCGTCTTCGTGCTGAACGTGCACTACCGCACGCCCATGACTCACACCATGCCTGAGTGGGTTCGCTCGGTGTTCCTCGGGGTGCTGCCCAGGGTGATGCTGATGAGGCGGCCCATCGACCAAGGCGGCTCGTCCACCGCCAGCATCGCAGCCGGCACGGGCGGAGTCGGCGGCGGGAACAAGAAGAGAAAGAACAGCGTCGGAAGCGGGTCGGGAAGCGTGAGCATCGGAGGCATCACGGGAGGCGTTCCGTGCCCGTCGCTGGATGGCGGCGCCGGGGCCTCCTCGGCGGGCGGCTCCATGAACTGTATCGAGTACGGCGAGATGAACCGTGACGCTAAGCGGGAGATGAACAGAAGGTGTCCCTACAGAGGCAAGGAGGTTCCCACGCCCGTCCCTCCCGCCTCATCTCAGGGCGCCCAGCAAAGGCCTCCTGAGTCGGAGTTGCCCAAACT carries:
- the chrna6 gene encoding neuronal acetylcholine receptor subunit alpha-6; translation: MNLSGEPSLVLLLALLLAAQGCFASKAEDRLFRKLFRRYNQFIRPVENVSDPVTVEFEVSISQLVKVDEVNQIMETNLWLRHVWNDYKLRWAPVEYDGIEFIRVPSNKIWRPDIVLYNNAVGDFLVEDKTKALLKFDGTITWVPPAIFKSSCPMDITYFPFDYQNCSMKFGSWTYDKAKIDLVLIGSKVNLKDFWESGEWEIIDAPGYKHDIKYNCCEEIYPDITYSFYIRRLPLFYTINLIIPCLLISFLTVLVFYLPSDCGEKVTLCISVLLSLTVFLLVITETIPSTSLVIPLIGEYLLFTMIFVTLSIVITVFVLNVHYRTPMTHTMPEWVRSVFLGVLPRVMLMRRPIDQGGSSTASIAAGTGGVGGGNKKRKNSVGSGSGSVSIGGITGGVPCPSLDGGAGASSAGGSMNCIEYGEMNRDAKREMNRRCPYRGKEVPTPVPPASSQGAQQRPPESELPKLPRSLNAPSPVNAVVAFSVVSPEIKQAIESVKYIAENMRTRNKAKEVEDDWKYVAMVIDRIFLWVFVTVCVLGTLGLFLQPLISFFK